One window of the Etheostoma spectabile isolate EspeVRDwgs_2016 chromosome 16, UIUC_Espe_1.0, whole genome shotgun sequence genome contains the following:
- the dpm2 gene encoding dolichol phosphate-mannose biosynthesis regulatory protein, whose protein sequence is MATGVDQAVGMSLVVFSLLLFTYYSVWVIILPFVDSDHVLHKYFLPREYSVILPGIAAVVLLLCIGAFMAVIMWKNRKPKKVD, encoded by the exons ATG gCTACAGGAGTGGATCAAGCAGTTGGGATGAGTCTTGTTGTCTTCAGCCTTCTGTTGTTCACATACTACTCTGTCTGGGTCATCATCCTG cctTTCGTGGACAGTGATCACGTACTGCACAAGTATTTTCTACCTCGGGAGTACTCGGTCATTCTGCCTGGCATTGCAGCAGTAGTACTGCTCCTCTGTATAG GGGCCTTCATGGCAGTTATCATGTGGAAAAATCGCAAGCCAAAAAAAGTGGACTAA